The Hymenobacter sp. DG25A nucleotide sequence CTGCTGTAAATTGTAATATCCTAACAATGCTTTGCGGTATACTGCGGGCTGCAGGCCAGTTGTCGTTAAGCGTGCGGCAACATAGCTGCGCACCACATCCTCTTCAAAAGCGGCCAAGTACATCATCCGGCGGGCGTCGCTCAGCTCGCCTTTATTACCCCGGGAAGGCTTGTAGGCAGCTGTTTCAGTAGCCGTAACCGATACGGAGGTGGAAAGCGTAAGCAGCGAGAAAAACAGGCTGGCGAAGACAGTGGGCATGGAGCGCATAAACGGCAGAGCTTCGGAAGTCAGAGTTAGGAGTCAACGCAAGGAATACAAAAATAGTATTTTAGCGCCGGATGGCTCCCCAACGTCGGGGAAACTGTTCTTGGTTCCCTATGGCCTATCGATATATTTTTGCTTTTGTGATTCCGGGTACCTTTCTGCTTAGCAGTTGCGGACACGATATTTCAGCCATTGCCGGTTTTGATGCGGCTGCCTGGCGCAACGATGCTTTTGCCTGCCAGGACCAGCGGCGCGCCCAATTGGCGGCGCTGGAGAAAGGACGGGAAAAGCTCTACGGAGCCCGCACGGCCGCCGTGGAGCAGCTCCTGGGCCGGCCAGATCGGCTGGAGCTTTCCACCCAAACGGAGAAAGTATATTTTTATTATGTGCAGCCGGGCGCTCAGTGTGCCCCCAACCGCCCGGCAGGCAACAGCGCGCAGCTCACGCTCCGCTTTGACCCCCTGGGCCGGGTTTCGGAAGTCATTATTCCAACGGCGCCTGCTCAGTAGCCATTGGGGACAATAAAAAAGGCGGCTCCGATAGGGAGCCGCCTTTTTTATTTTAAGTGCGTGTGATTATCCGAGGCCATTTTCATGGGGGTCGGTTTCGGGCTCGGCGGGTTGCTGTACCTGAATAAACTGATCCAGCTGAGCCGGCGTCAGAATGCGGCGGCACTGCTGCTCATAGTACAGGTCCAGCTCCGATAGCCGGGCCCGCTGCTGCTCCGGATCATCCTGATACAGCCACAGAATCTCATCCTGGCGGGCCAGGCGCGCCTGGTTGATAACGCGCAGCCGCTCATACTGGCTGGCATTCAGCTGTAGTGTGCGGCTCATGTCCCGGGTCAGGATAATGGCCCGCAGGTGTAGCATCCGGTTATTGGCGGGTGTGGGCAGCTCCGCGAGCCGGTCGCTGGATTGGGCCGAAACCTGGCCGGCAGCGCTCCACATCAGCGCCAGAAAAAACAATAGGGCCTTCATAACGGTGGTAAAAAGAGCAGAAAAATTTGGATGCAATAGGTGCTTCCTAACGAGTCTGGCGGGCAGATAAGTTCCTAAACTCATCCTTGAGCGGACAACTAAAAATATAAATAAAATTTAAAATTAAAAAGGTTAAACCATATTTTATTTTCACGAATTGACTCGCTCAATCCATAAAAAAACCGCTCCCGGACCGGAAGCGGTTTCAAGAGTAAGCCGACCGTAGCCCTACTCCACTCCTTCCATAGGCATGTGGTCGGGGCTTTTGAAATACTGCATGGCAATCAGGGAAATAATGACCCCTGACATGGCCCCCTGCAGGATAATGGCCAGGAAAGCTATGGTCACCGATAAGTCAAAGCCGAATAAGTCGCTGGCCCGCAGCTGCTCCATCAGGTTTGGGTTGATAATGACGTAAATTATAAAGCAGAAGCCAAACGCTACGGAGGCCACAATAGCGGTGAGAATACCCGTTCCAAAGCCATGCAGGTAAGCAATGCGCCCATCGCGGGCGCGCTTAAAGCGGGCAATAGCGGCACAGATACCCACGGCCAGAATAAGCGCATTCAGGTAGCTCAGCTCAATCCGGTCGGCGTACCCCAGCAAGGTGGCAATGAGGAAGTAAATCAACATAGCCGCGGCCGTGTACAGGCCATACCGAACCCCATTGTTTTCCGGTGTAATCCGAACATCGCTCATAACAGGAAGTGTAAACAGATGGAAGGGTTATGAAAACGCGCCTGCCACCGATACCTCACCTATTCCGGGCAATGGAGCGCTGGCAATAAAGGCTTTTTACTATACTACTTTCACTGTGTGGTTGTTGTGTCATCGACCCAGAATTTTCGGCGGTAGCCGCCTGAAACACGGGCGGTTAGCAAACACCTGACAGTGAGGGAGCAAAAAAGAGGGAAGCCGTGTTTCTTAGGACCTGAAGCTGGGCTTGTTAGCTCTTCTGCGGGCAATTTTTCGTACCTTTGCGGGCCGTTAAGCGCCAGCAGGCTCACCGGTCCATTTTTCTGCTTTTAGTCTTTCCCATTATATGATCAGTACCACCAATGTGAGCTTGCGCTATGGAAAGCGCGTATTGTTTGAAGATGTAACCATCAAATTCATGCCCGGCAACGTGTATGGCCTCATTGGGGCTAACGGTGCGGGTAAGTCTACCTTTCTGAAGATTCTTTCCGGCGAGATTGAGCCCAACACGGGCTCGGTGGATATGCCGAAGGGGGCGCGTTTGTCGGTACTGAAGCAGAACCAGTTTGCCTACGATGCCTCCCCCGTGCTCCAGACCGTGATTATGGGCCACACGCGCCTGTGGAAGGTGATGGAGGAAAAAGACGCCCTTTACGCTAAAGCCGACTTCTCCGACGCCGACGGCGAGCGGGCCGCCGTGCTGGAAGGCGAGTTTGCCGACCTGGAAGGCTGGAATGCCGAGTATGAAGCCGCTGAGCTGCTTTCCGGCCTGGGCATTGGCGAAGACAAGCATTTTACCCTGATGGGCGACCTGGGCACCTCCGACAAGGTGCGCGTGCTGCTGGCGCAGGCTCTGTTTGGCAACCCCGACGTACTGCTGCTGGACGAACCCACCAACGGCCTGGACGCGGAAACCGTGCTGTGGCTGGAAAACTTCCTCGATTCGTTCCAGAACACGGTTATCGTGGTCAGCCACGACCGCCACTTCCTGGATGCCGTGTGTAACTACATGGCCGATCTGGACTTCTCTAAAATCACCATGTACCCCGGCAACTACTCGTTCTGGTACGAGTCGTCGCAGCTGGCTTTGCGCCAGCGCCAGGATATCAACAAGAAGACCGAAGACAAGCGCAAGGAACTGGAAGAATTTGTGCGCCGCTTCTCGGCCAACGCTTCCAAGTCCAAGCAGGCTACTTCGCGCCAGAAACTGCTGCAGAAGCTTACCCTGGAAGAAATCAAGCCTTCCTCGCGCAAGTACCCTTACATAGCCTTCAAGCCTGAACGCGAAGCCGGCAACCAGCTGCTCACGGTAGAAAACCTGAGCGCCTCGGTAGACGGGCAGACGATTTTCCGCAACGTGTCTTTCTCCCTCGATAAGAAAGACAAAGTGGCCATCATCAGCCGCGATGACCGGGCCGCTTCTCTCCTCTTCGACATCCTGTTTGAGCAGACCCAGCCCAAAACCGGCACCTTTAAGTGGGGTACCACCATCACGCCCAGCTATTTCCCCAAGGAAAACGAGAAGTTCTTTGACACTGACCTGAACCTGGTGGACTGGCTGCGCCAGTACAGCGTGGAGAAGGACGAATCCTTTATCCGGGGCTTCCTGGGCCGCATGCTGTTCTCCGGTGAAGAGTCGCAGAAGAAATCCAACGTGCTGAGCGGTGGCGAGAAGGTGCGCTGCATGCTGTCCAAAATGATGATGGAAGGCGGCAACGTGTTGGTAATGGACGACCCCACGAACCACTTGGACCTGGAAAGCATCACGGCCCTGAACAACTCCCTGCAGGAGTTTAATGGCTCGCTGATCTTTGCCTCCCACGACTTACAGGTGGTGGAAACCGTAGCAAATCGTATTATTGAGCTGACGCCCGATGGCATCATCGACCGCCGCATGCATTATGAAGAGTATCTGGCCGATGATAACATTAAGGTGCAGCGTCAGCGCATGTATCAACTTGTATCCTAAGCCCGTTATCCGGTTATGAAACATCTTCTGCTTACGGCTATGTGCGGCGGCTTTGTGCTGCTTGCGGCTCCCTCGGTTCAGGCCCAGCGTACGGATAGTACCCGCACGGTAAAGCCCCAGCTGAACACAGCCCCGCCCGCGGCGCCTACGCAAGCGCCGCAGCCACAACCGCAGCCTCAGCAGCAGGTGCCCGTACCGGCCCCCACGGAGCAATATCCTCAGCCTAGTCAGAATAGTCCTTCCGGGTTAGAACTTCCGCCGCAGCCCAAAGCGGCGGAAGCCCCCCAGAGCAAGTATTTCCTGTACACCAACTTCGGGCTGGGGTACAATAGCTACTACGGCGACGGGCAGTTTAACGCGAGTATTGCGCCGGCTATTGGCTACCGGGTTTCCGAGCGTTTCGCCATTGGGCCGGGCCTCAGTTATTCGTATATCCAGCAGAATTACTCCAGTTTCAATCAGCAGGCATACGGTTACCCTAAGCGGATTGTGTATAATAACTTAGGCCTCAAAGCCTTTGCTCAGCTCATCGTGTATAAAGAATTCTTTTTGCACGCTGAGTACGAGGTAACCCGCCTTAAAGGCAAAGCAACCGATGTAAATGGCCGGGTGTACACACAATCTACCACCGCCAATACTCCTTTAGCCGGGGGTGGTTACCGTACCCGTTTCGGCAACCGGGCGGCGGCCGATATTGTGGTCCTGTATAACTTCAACGATGGTATTGACAATGCCGGCAACCGGAATTCGCCCTATGGCCAGCCGGAAATCCGGTTCAACTTCCTGTTTGATCTGAAATAGACCAACCACTATAAACCACAAAAAAGGCCGCTCAGATGAGCGGCCTTTTTTGTTGGGGCATATCCGAAGATAAGCCGATATAACCGATTGTTTCGGTTACACCGTGCCGCCGCGAATCAAACGCAGCACTACGGCGATAATGGCAATAACCAGCAGGATGTGGATCAGGTTACCCATGCCGAAGCTGTTGAAGCCAAGGAAGCCAAGGGCCCAGATGATGATCAGAATCACCGCGATGATATACAGGAGATTTCCCATGATGATAAAATGTGGTTGGAAGTGGAAGGGAGAGAACCACCATCATTAGGCACTTTTTCCGGATGAAAATGTGCTTTAAGGATGATATGCGGATTTGTACGGGGCTATGGGTAAAAGGATATAATTGAGGCAGAAAAATATTCAGTAATAATTCTATATATATCTTAAACAGGCTAAAAAGCAGGCATTTACAAACAATTCAGGGTTTAATCAATTTTTAATAAACCCTACGTCTGCGCGGGTCCTGCGGGTTGGGTGCGTAGGATTTCGGGTTAGCTTTGTGGCCCCGGAAGGGCATTTTCCTTTCCAATACCCACCCAAAATCCCCACTCCTCCATGATGAATGTTGCCGTTATTGGCTCCGGCACTATGGGCAATGGCATTGCCCACGTGTTTGCACAGCACGGTTTTCCGGTTGCTCTTATTGATATAAACCAGGCCGCGCTGGACCGGGCGCTGGGTACTATCTCCAAAAACCTGGACCGCCAGGTAGCTAAAGGCGCCCTCAGCGAGGCTGACAAAACCACCACGCTGGGCAACATCACCACCTATACCTCGGTGGCCGATGGCGTGCGCAACGTGGAGCTGGTAGTGGAAGCCGCCACGGAAAACGTGGAGCTGAAGCTGCAAATCTTCCGCGACCTGGACCAGCACGCGCCCCAAGGCGCTATTCTGG carries:
- a CDS encoding DUF4199 domain-containing protein yields the protein MSDVRITPENNGVRYGLYTAAAMLIYFLIATLLGYADRIELSYLNALILAVGICAAIARFKRARDGRIAYLHGFGTGILTAIVASVAFGFCFIIYVIINPNLMEQLRASDLFGFDLSVTIAFLAIILQGAMSGVIISLIAMQYFKSPDHMPMEGVE
- a CDS encoding ABC-F family ATP-binding cassette domain-containing protein, encoding MISTTNVSLRYGKRVLFEDVTIKFMPGNVYGLIGANGAGKSTFLKILSGEIEPNTGSVDMPKGARLSVLKQNQFAYDASPVLQTVIMGHTRLWKVMEEKDALYAKADFSDADGERAAVLEGEFADLEGWNAEYEAAELLSGLGIGEDKHFTLMGDLGTSDKVRVLLAQALFGNPDVLLLDEPTNGLDAETVLWLENFLDSFQNTVIVVSHDRHFLDAVCNYMADLDFSKITMYPGNYSFWYESSQLALRQRQDINKKTEDKRKELEEFVRRFSANASKSKQATSRQKLLQKLTLEEIKPSSRKYPYIAFKPEREAGNQLLTVENLSASVDGQTIFRNVSFSLDKKDKVAIISRDDRAASLLFDILFEQTQPKTGTFKWGTTITPSYFPKENEKFFDTDLNLVDWLRQYSVEKDESFIRGFLGRMLFSGEESQKKSNVLSGGEKVRCMLSKMMMEGGNVLVMDDPTNHLDLESITALNNSLQEFNGSLIFASHDLQVVETVANRIIELTPDGIIDRRMHYEEYLADDNIKVQRQRMYQLVS
- a CDS encoding lmo0937 family membrane protein; this encodes MGNLLYIIAVILIIIWALGFLGFNSFGMGNLIHILLVIAIIAVVLRLIRGGTV